A stretch of the Calypte anna isolate BGI_N300 chromosome 21, bCalAnn1_v1.p, whole genome shotgun sequence genome encodes the following:
- the C21H1orf50 gene encoding uncharacterized protein C1orf50 homolog isoform X1 has protein sequence MAAEGEAGPGAAAGLALVEGSSGRAARVGDPGDLVALARQVQQVRADDFIRANACNKLAVIAQQIQYLQEQARKILDEASRDADLNHVACNLVKKPGNIYYMYRRESGQRYFSILSPKEWGTSPHEFVGAYKLQHDMSWTPFEEIERRDAEMKVLDKLLSQQAALPPCTEPNFQGLTK, from the exons ATGGCGGCGGAGGGGGAAGCGGGGCCCGGTGCGGCAGCGGGACTGGCCCTGGTGGAGGGCAGCTCAGGCCGGGCTGCCCGCGTCGGGGACCCCGGGGATCTGGTGGCCCTGGCCCGGCAGGTGCAGCAGGTGAGG GCAGACGACTTCATCCGTGCCAATGCCTGCAACAAGCTGGCTGTCATTGCCCAGCAGATCCAGTACCTCCAGGAGCAGGCACGGAAG atCTTGGATGAagccagcagagatgctgatcTGAACCACGTGGCCTGCAACCTCGTGAAGAAGCCAGGGAACATTTACTACATGTACAGGAGGGAGAGTGGCCAGCGGTACTTCTCCATCCTGTCTCCCAAG GAGTGGGGGACCAGTCCTCATGAATTTGTTGGTGCCTATAAGCTCCAGCATGACATGTCATGGACTCCGTTTGAGGAGATTGAGAGAAGAGATGCTGAGATGAAGGTTCTGGACAAGCTGCTGAGCCAGCAGGCAGCACTGCCCCCGTGTACAGAGCCCAACTTCCAGGGCTTGACCAAGTGA
- the C21H1orf50 gene encoding uncharacterized protein C1orf50 homolog isoform X2: protein MAAEGEAGPGAAAGLALVEGSSGRAARVGDPGDLVALARQVQQADDFIRANACNKLAVIAQQIQYLQEQARKILDEASRDADLNHVACNLVKKPGNIYYMYRRESGQRYFSILSPKEWGTSPHEFVGAYKLQHDMSWTPFEEIERRDAEMKVLDKLLSQQAALPPCTEPNFQGLTK from the exons ATGGCGGCGGAGGGGGAAGCGGGGCCCGGTGCGGCAGCGGGACTGGCCCTGGTGGAGGGCAGCTCAGGCCGGGCTGCCCGCGTCGGGGACCCCGGGGATCTGGTGGCCCTGGCCCGGCAGGTGCAGCAG GCAGACGACTTCATCCGTGCCAATGCCTGCAACAAGCTGGCTGTCATTGCCCAGCAGATCCAGTACCTCCAGGAGCAGGCACGGAAG atCTTGGATGAagccagcagagatgctgatcTGAACCACGTGGCCTGCAACCTCGTGAAGAAGCCAGGGAACATTTACTACATGTACAGGAGGGAGAGTGGCCAGCGGTACTTCTCCATCCTGTCTCCCAAG GAGTGGGGGACCAGTCCTCATGAATTTGTTGGTGCCTATAAGCTCCAGCATGACATGTCATGGACTCCGTTTGAGGAGATTGAGAGAAGAGATGCTGAGATGAAGGTTCTGGACAAGCTGCTGAGCCAGCAGGCAGCACTGCCCCCGTGTACAGAGCCCAACTTCCAGGGCTTGACCAAGTGA
- the P3H1 gene encoding prolyl 3-hydroxylase 1, which yields MAGTAGTAGIPVLLLLLLALLARAATPPGPVPDDPPLPAQPPDALFAAGAEAYTRGDWPAVVLQMERALRARAAVRSRLVRCRLLCANATAGPAEGEVPHLEPVLRDLLFFRGLLRRAACLRDCGPPAPSRYRLADELDLEFSKRSPYNYLQVAYFKMNRAAQAAAAAHTFYVANPGHQEMRQNLEYYQAMAGVLEEDFTDLEAKPHLSEFRLGVRFYTEEQPAAAILHLEKALEEYFVADAECRALCEGPYDYEGYNYLEYNADLFQAITDHYMQVLSCKQGCVTELASQPGREKPLEDFLPSHFNYLQFAYYNSGNYEKAIECTKTYLLFFPNDEVMNQNLAYYTAVLGENLAGPIQPREEIQVYLQRSLMEKELLFFSYDVFGIPFVDPDTWTPKEVIPKRLQEKQKAERETAARISEEIGNLMKEIETLVEEKAKESADLSKLIREGGPLVYEGASVTMNSKALNGSQRVVVDGVLSSEECQELQKLSNAAASAGDGYRGKTSPHTPSETFHGVTVLKALKLGQEGKVPLQSAYLYYNVTEKVRHMMESYFRLEVPLHFSYSHLVCRTAIDEKQEGRSDNSHEVHVDNCILNAEALVCVKEPPAYTFRDYSAILYLNGDFEGGAFYFTELDAKTETAEVHPQCGRAVGFSSGSENPHGVKAVTKGQRCAIALWFTLDPRHRERERVQADDLVKMLFGPEERDLLQEPEQEPPAATAVGKDEL from the exons ATGGCGGGGACCGCCGGGACTGCGGGGATCccggtgctgctgctgctgctcctggcgCTGCTGGCGCGGGCGGCGACGCCACCGGGGCCGGTACCGGATGATCCGCCGCTGCCGGCCCAGCCGCCGGACGCTCTGTTCGCCGCCGGTGCCGAGGCCTACACGCGGGGCGACTGGCCCGCAGTGGTGCTGCAGATGGAGCGGGCGCTCCGGGCGCGGGCGGCCGTGCGGTCCCGGTTGGTGCGGTGCCGCCTGCTCTGCGCTAACGCCACGGCTGGGCCAGCGGAGGGAGAGGTTCCGCATCTCGAACCGGTGCTCCGCGATCTGCTCTTCTTCCGCGGGCTCCTGCGCCGTGCCGCCTGCCTGCGGGACTGCGGGCCCCCCGCGCCCTCCCGGTACCGGCTGGCAGACGAGCTGGACCTCGAGTTCAGCAAGCGCAGCCCTTACAACTACCTCCAGGTCGCCTATTTCAAG ATGAACCGGGCAGCGCAGGCAGCCGCGGCCGCGCACACGTTCTATGTGGCCAACCCCGGGCACCAGGAGATGAGGCAGAACCTGGAGTATTACCAAGCCATGGCCGGGGTCCTCGAGGAGGATTTCACCGACCTGGAAGCCAAACCCCACCTG AGTGAGTTTCGGCTGGGTGTCAGGTTTTACACGGAGGAGCAGCCAGCTGCTGCCATCCTGCACCTGGAGAAGGCACTGGAGGAGTATTTTGTGGCAGATGCTGAGTGTCGTGCACTTTGTGAGGGACCCTATGACTACGAGGGCTACAACTACCTGGAGTACAACGCTGACCTTTTCCAGGCCATCACAG ATCACTACATGCAGGTACTCAGCTGCAAGCAGGGATGTGTTACAGAGCTGGCCTCCCAGCCTGGACGGGAGAAACCCTTGGAGGATTTTTTGCCCTCACACTTCAACTACCTCCAGTTTGCCTACTACAACA GTGGAAATTACGAAAAAGCCATTGAGTGCACCAAAACCTATTTGCTCTTCTTCCCAAACGATGAGGTGATGAACCAGAATTTGGCCTATTACACTGCTGTCTTAGGGGAAAACCTGGCAGGACCTATCCAGCCCCGAGAG gagATCCAGGTGTACCTCCAACGAAGCCTGATGGAGAAGGAGCTGCTCTTCTTCAGCTACGACGTCTTTGGCATCCCCTTTGTGGACCCA GACACCTGGACACCCAAAGAGGTGATACCAAAGAGACtgcaagagaaacagaa GGCGGAGCGGGAGACGGCGGCGCGCATCTCGGAGGAGATTGGCAACCTGATGAAGGAGATTGAGACACTGGTGGAGGAGAAAGCCAAGGAGTCTGCTGATCTCAGCAAACTCATCCGAGAAG GTGGCCCCTTGGTGTACGAAGGAGCAAGTGTCACCATGAATTCCAAGGCCCTGAACGGCTCCCAGCGCGTCGTGGTGGACGGGGTCCTTTCCAGTGAGGAGTgccaagagctgcagaaacTCTCCAAT gcagctgcctcagCTGGGGATGGCTATCGTGGGAAGACATCTCCTCACACCCCCAGCGAAACCTTTCATGGTGTGACTGTCCTCAAGGCCCTCAAG CTGGGCCAGGAGGGCAAGGTGCCCCTGCAAAGTGCCTACCTCTACTACAACGTGACAGAGAAAGTGAGGCACATGATGGAGTCCTACTTCCGTCTGGAGGTCCCACTCCACTTCTCCTACTCCCACCTGGTGTGCCGCACAGCTATTGATG AGAAGCAAGAAGGACGGAGTGACAACAGTCATGAGGTGCATGTGGACAACTGCATCCTCAATGCAGAGGCCCTGGTGTGTGTGAAGGAACCTCCAGCCTACACTTTCCGGGATTACAG TGCCATCCTCTACCTCAACGGGGACTTTGAAGGAGGAGCTTTCTACTTCACCGAGCTGGATGCCAAGACTGAGACT GCTGAGGTTCATCCCCAGTGTGGCCGTGCTGTGGGCTTCTCCTCGGGCTCAGAGAACCCCCACGGGGTGAAAGCTGTGACCAAAGGCCAGCGCTGTGCCATCGCCCTCTGGTTCACCCTGGATCCCCGGCACAGGGAGCGG GAGCGTGTGCAGGCAGATGACCTGGTGAAGATGCTTTTTGGCCCGGAGGAGAGGGATTTGCTGCAAGAGCCAGAGCAAGAGCCACCAGCTGCCACTGCGGTGGGGAAGGATGAGCTGTGA
- the CLDN19 gene encoding claudin-19: MGGGVRELAGYVAGLGGWVSALAAAVLPQWRQSSYAGDAIITAVGLHEGLWMSCAAQSTGQVQCRLHDSLLSLDVHIQTSRALMVISLLLGFFGIIVSVVGMKCTKVGEEDPVTKSRIAVAGGILFVLCGLCTLAAVSLYATQVTYEFFRESTVPINARYEFGSALFIGWGAASLTMLGGALLCCSCPTKDRQGHQYYQQSQPPTAREPPVKISSPIRGEQCF, from the exons ATGGGCGGCGGGGTGCGGGAGCTGGCGGGGTACGTGGCGGGGCTGGGCGGGTGGGTGTCGGCGCTGGCCGCGGCCGTGCTGCCGCAGTGGAGGCAAAGCTCGTACGCGGGGGATGCCATCATCACGGCCGTGGGACTCCACGAGGGACTGTGGATGAGCTGCGCTGCACAGAGTACCGGGCAGGTCCAGTGTCGCCTGCACGACTCGCTCCTCTCCCTCGACG TTCACATCCAGACCTCCCGGGCTCTCATGGTGATTTCTCTGCTCCTGGGCTTCTTTGGTATCATTGTCAGCGTGGTGGGCATGAAATGCACCAAAGTTGGTGAGGAGGATCCTGTTACCAAGAGCCGCATCGCTGTTGCTGGTGGGATCCTCTTCGTCCTCTGTG GTCTGTGCACATTGGCTGCCGTGTCCTTGTATGCAACACAGGTGACTTACGAGTTCTTCAGAGAGAGCACTGTCCCCATCAACGCCAG gtaTGAATTTGGCTCAGCTCTCTTTATTGGCTGGGGGGCTGCCAGCCTCACCATGCTGGGGGGGGccctcctgtgctgctcctgccccaccaAGGACCGACAAGGCCACCAGTACTACCAGCAGTCACAGCCCCCCACGGCTCGGGA ACCCCCTGTAAAAATCTCTTCACCCATCAGGGGAGAGCAGTGCTTTTAG
- the LOC103526180 gene encoding claudin-16: MGAALQMTAFGLALLATLFLLLATSTDCWMVNVDDSLEVSHKCRGLWRECVTNMQDGVRTCDQYDSILAEHPVKIVVTRTLLITADLLAGLALAVLMLGLDCIKFLKEEPRVKLQMCYGAGGILGIGSILGLVGSVWYAVDVYMERAMLMSHNIFLGVHYDFGWSCWLGMAGSTGCFMASVLLTCCLYASAGQSHPITP; encoded by the exons ATGGGTGCAGCCTTGCAGATGACAGCATTTGGTCTTGCCCTCCTTGCAACCCTCTTCTTGCTCCTTGCCACGAGCACTGACTGCTGGATGGTGAATGTTGATGACAGCCTGGAG GTAAGTCACAAGTGCCGGGGGCTTTGGAGGGAGTGTGTGACCAACATGCAAGATGGGGTCAGGACCTGTGACCAGTATGACTCCATTTTGGCTGAACATCCAG TGAAGATCGTGGTGACACGGACCCTGCTGATCACAGCTGACCTCCTGGCTGGCCTGGCTTTGGCTGTCTTGATGCTGGGGCTTGACTGCATCAAATTCCTGAAGGAAGAGCCTCGAGTCAAGCTGCAGATGTGCTATGGGGCTGGTGGCATCCTGGGCATTGGGA GCATCCTGGGCCTCGTGGGCTCTGTGTGGTATGCAGTGGATGTCTACATGGAGAGGGCAATGCTGATGTCACACAACATTTTCCTGGGAGTCCACTATGACTTTGGGTGGTCGTGCTGGCTGGGGATGGCTGGTTCCACAGGTTGCTTCATGGCATCTGTCCTGCTGACCTGCTGCCTCTATGCCTCTGCAGGTCAGTCCCACCCCATCACACCCTAA